GAGGACTGAATCAAACCTAAGCCGTCACGCAGCCACTGCACCACAGCGCCCGCAATGAATACACTGCCCTCAAGGGCGTAGTGCAGCTTTCCGTCAAGCATCCACGCCACAGTACTTAGCAGTTTATTGGTGGAAGCGATGGGCTGCTCTCCTGTATGCATGAGCATGAAACAGCCGGTCCCGTAGGTGTTTTTCACCATGCCCGGTTCCACGCATAATTGTCCGAACAAGGCGGCCTGTTGATCGCCTGCCATACCGGCAATGGGTATGGGCGACGCAAAGATATCCGCGCCTGTCACGCCATAAGGCTCACTGGAATTTCTCACTTCAGGGAGCATGCTTTTAGGGATTTGGAGCATGCCAAGCAATCCATCATCCCAAGCGCCTGTATGCAGATTAAAGAGGAGCGTACGGGAAGCGTTGCTCCCATCGGTAATGTGGAGCTTGCCCCGCGTCAGTTTCCATATGAGCCAGCTGTCAACGGTGCCGAAGGCGAGTTTCCCCTCTTCAGCTTTCTCCCGTGCTCCGGGCACATGATCCAAAATCCACTTAATCTTCGTCCCGGAGAAGTAAGGATCAAGTAGGAGCCCAGTTTTTTCTTGCACCCCCTTTTCAAAGCCCGCTTCTTTCAGCCGTGCACATTCTTCCGCTGTGCGGCGATCCTGCCAAACAATGGCATTATAAATTGGCTTGCCCGTGTCGCGATCCCAGACGACCACGGTCTCCCGTTGATTGGTAATGCCCAGCCCGGCAATGTCTTGGGCAGATGCATGGATCTTGCCCATTGCTTCAAGGGCAACAGTGATTTGGGACGACCAAATTTCTTCCGGATCGTGTTCTACCCAGCCCGGTTCGGGATAATGCTGGGTGAATTCTTTTTGCGCCAGCGACCGTACCCGCCCGTTCTGATCGAAGAGTATGGCTCGTGAACTCGTGGTGCCCTGATCCAACGCAAGAATATATGCCATTGTTTGCTCCTGTTCATTGCTAAGCCCCTTCGGAGGCGAAACGGTTATTGTCGTCCACATATTATCCCTGAAGAATAGCATTAAGCTTTAGTTTCAGTAAAGCCTTTCCTTATCCCGGCTCTCGCGGGACCGCCTGTGTTCAAGCTTCGTTGGGTCATCGTGAGCGAAGTAAGGTATTGCGGATGCCTAGGCGCAGCACCTCAATGACACAAACACCTCGGGCGCAATAAATCTCGCCCCTACACCGGAAGGCTTTGTGCGTCTCCCGTCCACCCCGTCCTTCTTATAACAAACAGGACCGCCTCACCATCGAGACGGTCCTTATAGTAGAGATTAGATTTTATATCAGCGCGAACGATACGCGAAGATGCCGACGCCTATCAGACTTACGCCAATGAGCAGCCAATCACCAAGCCCCTTGTGCAGCAATTCAGGTAAGGACAGAATCTTATCATTACTCTTGCAACAACCGCAGCTATCCTCCACCTCTTCGGGCTCCCCTTCAGTGGATGCCTCGCCTTCGCCTTCTCCTTCGACGGACTCTTCACCTTCTACAGGCTCTTCGCCTTCGACGGGTATCTCACCTTCAGCGGGCTCTTCGCCCTCAACGGGTTCTTCACCCTCTACGGACTCTTCGCCTTCGACGGGTTCTTCTCCTTCGCCGGGCTCTTCGCCCTCTACGGGTATCTCACCTTCGACGGACTCTTCGCCTTCGCCTTCATTTACCGGCGTGTATTGCGCTATCACAATTAAATCCGAAATAATGACATCGAAGGCGACATCCCATCCGTCAAAGATCCAACCCGTATTGCCTTGGACTTCAGGAGCGGCGGCGGCACTGCCATAAACCAGGGTCTGCTCCAGGTCACCGCCGCCTGTACGCGTGCCTTTCCCGGCTAAATCGAAAACGACGCTAAATGATTCAGGGCCTAAAGATATAATCAGATCAACAGGGCGGTCCCCATAGACCTCAGCGCCTGCCGTCGGGTCTTGGCTGATAACGCGGTCTACAGCAACCATGTTGTTATATTGCACGACCACCTCGCCGACAACCAATCCGGCTCCTAAGATCAGCGTTTCTGCCTCTCCTTGGGGTTTACCCACCACGTCAGGCACAGGTACAGGGCTGTAATATTCATAGGCACCCATATCGATGCCTGCTCCTTGAGGGCGAGGCACTCCATCCATATCCGTTGATGGAATATCTTCTCCGTCCGACGTGCCCACATCAATGCAGGGCGAAGTGGAGCTTAGACGAAAATCTTCCGACGAAGGATTTACAAAGTCGGGATTGCCAACAATATTACCCATTCCGGCATAAGCAGCGCTAAGGCAAGAATAGCTCACGCTTGTTCGGTATGCGTCATCTGGAGAATTGCTCCAGAGGATGCAGTTGACCGCCGTGCCCTTATACATCCCGCCGCCATCGTCCTCGGCCGAGTTGTTGATGAAGGTACGATTGCTCGCCGTGCCCCATGACACCCCGCCGCCACCGTACTTGGCCGCGTTGCCGGTAAAGGTACAGTCGGTCGCTGTGCCGTCATACATCCCGCCGCCGCCGAAGGACGCCGTATTGCCGGTGAAGGTACAGTTCGTCGCCGTGCCGTAATACATCCCGCCGCCATACGTGGTCTTTCCATTTTGCAAGGTGAAGCCGTTTATAGAGCAGTCGCTGTTTGAAGTCACTCACCGCCGTTCTCCCTGACCGTCAATGACCGTGTGATTGTCTTCCCAATTACCTTCGTCGCGATTCGTTTCGGTACCTGCAAAACCGCCATAGAGGGCAAGCGTCTTTGCAGAAAGATCAACCACAGAAGCGGTCGTGCCGGTATAGGTGCCTTGTGTCACCCAGATTTCATCGCTTGTATTCGCGGCATCCACGGCACTCTGAATGGTTTTAAAGGCATTTGCCCAAGAAGAACCATCGGGTGTGCCGGCAGCGGATGCCCGTTTACCCGCAATACGGCGGCATGACTAGGCGCCCCGGTCAGCAACAAAAGCAGGGCGAGAAACACTGCTGCAAAAACTTGTTTATCCAAATCCGTAACTTGAAATCTACCCATGATCGCAGACCTTCTTAGTATTTGGTTCGCTCAAGATTTTCTATTCGGAAAAACAGGTGCGCTTCAGACTTTATTCCAATTTCTCCGTCATCGATCGATCCTATCGCGCATGCTTTTTGCAATAACCATCTAAGACAATAGGTATTGTGAGACAGTGGAAAATATAGTTACACTATTTTGAGACGCCTTCGCTCGGAAGTGCCAAGTGTCTTAATTTTAATGTATCATTAAAAAAATCCACTTTTTATCTAACCGTATGTTTTATATGAAGATAAAGAAATATAATGCGATAACTAAATGTATGGCGGAGGTGGTTCTATCTTATGGACAGGATGGGCAGAATGGATCCAAAAGCGGGGGTTTGACACGCCCCCTTAAGAGTTGATCGCTCCCCGCTCATTGGTTTATTCTCATGATGAGCGTACTGATCGACAGCCCTGTGGATTTGCGCAGCCAAGCGCCGCGCATCTATTGCAAAAGACACGGGGTTATTTGCTATAGTTGATCCAAGGGTTAGTAAAATTATAGACCAAGAAAAGGAATAAGAACGACTATGAGCACAGCCAAAGCAATTGCAGAACGGGCACTGGAACAGGGTAAAGGTATTATGAGATTGACACCGACCTGGGTGCCACGGGAATTTTGCGTCCCCGGCAAACGCATCAAATTACATCCCAACGATTATTACGCCTTAGGCGGCAACCGCGGCGGGATTGATGAGCGTTGGTTTTCATCGACCACGCCCGCCGACAACGGTCCCTTGACCAGCAAAAACGAAGGCTTAAGCCACATCGCCTTTGAAGAGGGCGGCAAGACAGAACTGATCCTGCTGCGCGATGCTATCGACGAATTGAAAGGGCAGATTATCGGTAAATTGTGGGATGCCCACGGGCGCTGGCCCATGTATTCGAAATTCTTCGACAACCAAGGCGCGCTCCCCTTGCATATCCATCATGATGATGACCACGCGGCGCGCGTTGATGCGCTGGGCAAACCGGAAGCCTACTATTTCCCGCCCCAGCTGAACAATCACGGCGGTGATTTCCCCTATACTTTTTTCGGACTCGTGCCGGGCGTGACCAAGGAAGAAGTACTTGCCGCCTTACGCGATTTCGACAAGGGCGATAACCGTATCGCTGCTCTGTCTGTTGCCCACGTGTTGACGCCGGGCACGGGTTGGAATGTGCCGCCCGGCGTACTGCATGCCCCCGGCAGCCTCTGCACCTATGAACCGCAGAAAGCTTCCGACGTCTTCGCCATGTATGAATCCGTCGTACATGATCAAGTGATCAGCACGGACTTACTCTGGAAAGATACGCCCAAAGAAGAGCAGGGCAATCATGAATACCTGCTTGACGTCATCGATTGGGAACAGAACACGGATCCGCTCTTCAAAGAAAAGCATTTCATGAATCCCATCCCTGTCAATGATTTGGAAGCGATGCGCGCCCAAGGCTATGAAGAGAAATGGATTTGCTATTTGGCAAAAGAATTCAGCGCCAAAGAATTGACCGTCCTGCCCGGCGCCACGGTGACCGTGAAAGACGGCGGCTGCTACGGCTGCTATGTTGTCCAAGGGCACGGAACCATGGGTAATTGGGATATTGAGTCGCCCGCCTTGATCCGCTTTGGTCAATTAACCTACGACGAATTCTTTGTGACCGAAAGTGCCGCCAAAGAAGGGGTCACCATCACCAACCCCAGCAAATCAGATCCCATCGTTATTTTGAAACATTTTGGGCCGGATGCCCATGACAATATGCCTGTAAAACTTTAATTCACGGGAGGATTACATCATCATGACACAGCATGTGAATAACTATCCCAAACTGCATAACGCGGCGTGGCCCGGACTTGTAGGCAAAGGCGACGGCGCAGAACCGACCATCAGCTTGGAACAAATGCTCGACCTGACCGCGGCAGCGGAAGTGGACGGGGTCCGTTTCGACGGCATCGATTTGTTCCTCTCCGATCCCCACATCAGCATCGACATCAACGCCGACGGCGTCAAGGCTTTGGCCGACGATATCGCAGGGCGGGGCTTGAAGATTGGCTCCCTCGTCGCGCCGATCTGGGGCGGCGATGAAGGCGCCATGGGCGAAGGCGATTCCCGAAAATGGTATCTCGACCAAGTACGGAAATCCTGCGTCATCGGCAAGCAATTGCGCGAATTGGGTATACGTCCCACGGGCGCGATCCGCATCGATTCCGCCGTCAGCCCGGAAGCCTGGTCTGCTGATCCCGAAGCGAACCAAAAGCGTATTGCCCAGACCTTGCGCGAAGCCAGCGACATTGCAGCGGAATACGGCGAGCTCTTGGTGGCTGAAGGCGAAATCTGCTGGGGCGGCATGCACAGCTGGCGCTATATGCTGCAACTCTTGGAGATGGTCGATCGTAAAGGCGTCTTCGGCTTTCAAGCAGACATGGCGCATACGCTGCTCTATCTGCTGGGAGCGAACGCCCCCGAAGATGCCTTGGTCCCTGCTGATTTCACATGGGACAATGAGGCGCTCTTCGAAAAGGCGTACACCAAATTGACCAATGCCCTGCGCCCCTGGACCCTGGACTTTCATGTGGCACAAAATGATGCTACCGTGAAAGGCTCGGGCAGTCACGATAAAACGGGAAGGCACTGTCTGCCCGAAGATCCCAACGGGAAACTGGACATTGTGAAACATGCCGGCTTCTGGCTGCGGGATCAGAACGGCGTCATTACGAAAACTGTCCGGCATATCTGCTGGGACGGCTGCATGTTCGCCAATGAAACCTTAGTCGACCCTCAGACTTGGAACTCGATTTTGGCGTCA
The sequence above is drawn from the Candidatus Hydrogenedentota bacterium genome and encodes:
- the glpK gene encoding glycerol kinase GlpK, producing the protein MWTTITVSPPKGLSNEQEQTMAYILALDQGTTSSRAILFDQNGRVRSLAQKEFTQHYPEPGWVEHDPEEIWSSQITVALEAMGKIHASAQDIAGLGITNQRETVVVWDRDTGKPIYNAIVWQDRRTAEECARLKEAGFEKGVQEKTGLLLDPYFSGTKIKWILDHVPGAREKAEEGKLAFGTVDSWLIWKLTRGKLHITDGSNASRTLLFNLHTGAWDDGLLGMLQIPKSMLPEVRNSSEPYGVTGADIFASPIPIAGMAGDQQAALFGQLCVEPGMVKNTYGTGCFMLMHTGEQPIASTNKLLSTVAWMLDGKLHYALEGSVFIAGAVVQWLRDGLGLIQSSSDIEALAAQVSDTGGVYLVPAFAGLGAPHWDPHARGLIAGLARGTTAAHLARAALEGIAYQAADVVNAMAADADCAIRELRVDGGASANNLLMQFQADVLDTVIVRPQLLEPTALGAAYLAGLALGFWDNLDA
- a CDS encoding PASTA domain-containing protein codes for the protein MTSNSDCSINGFTLQNGKTTYGGGMYYGTATNCTFTGNTASFGGGGMYDGTATDCTFTGNAAKYGGGGVSWGTASNRTFINNSAEDDGGGMYKGTAVNCILWSNSPDDAYRTSVSYSCLSAAYAGMGNIVGNPDFVNPSSEDFRLSSTSPCIDVGTSDGEDIPSTDMDGVPRPQGAGIDMGAYEYYSPVPVPDVVGKPQGEAETLILGAGLVVGEVVVQYNNMVAVDRVISQDPTAGAEVYGDRPVDLIISLGPESFSVVFDLAGKGTRTGGGDLEQTLVYGSAAAAPEVQGNTGWIFDGWDVAFDVIISDLIVIAQYTPVNEGEGEESVEGEIPVEGEEPGEGEEPVEGEESVEGEEPVEGEEPAEGEIPVEGEEPVEGEESVEGEGEGEASTEGEPEEVEDSCGCCKSNDKILSLPELLHKGLGDWLLIGVSLIGVGIFAYRSR
- a CDS encoding TIM barrel protein; its protein translation is MTQHVNNYPKLHNAAWPGLVGKGDGAEPTISLEQMLDLTAAAEVDGVRFDGIDLFLSDPHISIDINADGVKALADDIAGRGLKIGSLVAPIWGGDEGAMGEGDSRKWYLDQVRKSCVIGKQLRELGIRPTGAIRIDSAVSPEAWSADPEANQKRIAQTLREASDIAAEYGELLVAEGEICWGGMHSWRYMLQLLEMVDRKGVFGFQADMAHTLLYLLGANAPEDALVPADFTWDNEALFEKAYTKLTNALRPWTLDFHVAQNDATVKGSGSHDKTGRHCLPEDPNGKLDIVKHAGFWLRDQNGVITKTVRHICWDGCMFANETLVDPQTWNSILASMIAVRDAHGWTE